From one Stigmatella erecta genomic stretch:
- the thpR gene encoding RNA 2',3'-cyclic phosphodiesterase gives MRLFTAVTLGSGIEAQATAHLERLRALAPRARWVQPHGVHLTLVFLGEVAEARLPELEEALRPVALRHPPLTLTIAGGGSFGPSRRPRVLWADVGGETAALEALQGDMAAVLEPLGFPRDTRLYTAHLTLARARELQGDAAFAACVQALEGTHWGEARVAHFTLFESQAGRYLPRLELPLEGAR, from the coding sequence ATGCGCCTCTTCACCGCGGTGACACTGGGCAGTGGCATCGAAGCGCAGGCCACGGCCCACCTGGAGCGGCTGCGCGCCCTGGCGCCCCGGGCGCGCTGGGTGCAGCCGCACGGCGTCCACCTCACGCTGGTGTTCCTGGGCGAGGTGGCGGAGGCCCGGCTGCCGGAGCTGGAGGAGGCGCTGCGCCCCGTGGCCCTCCGGCACCCGCCCCTCACGCTCACCATCGCGGGGGGCGGCAGCTTCGGCCCGTCCCGCCGGCCCCGGGTGCTGTGGGCGGACGTGGGCGGGGAGACGGCCGCCCTGGAGGCGCTCCAGGGGGACATGGCCGCCGTGCTGGAGCCGCTGGGCTTTCCCCGGGACACGCGCCTCTACACCGCGCACCTGACGCTGGCGCGCGCCCGGGAGCTCCAGGGGGACGCGGCCTTCGCCGCCTGCGTCCAGGCCCTGGAGGGCACGCACTGGGGCGAGGCGCGCGTGGCGCACTTCACCCTCTTCGAGAGCCAGGCGGGACGGTACCTCCCCCGCCTGGAGCTGCCCTTGGAGGGTGCGCGGTAA
- a CDS encoding MopE-related protein, whose translation MRHMFWVLCLALMAGCQQDPSRGAVRLTVSYEGFTPGCLRVIAWDAANPQTAKPVDLSPQAGAFEGTFTVAIFRGPGWSPQLAVETRAFEGACSDTVPPVAQQEGTALVEDGRVQALHLSLSARDQDQDGFVDARDNGSDCQDQDPAVHRGAPEVCDGKDNDCDGQTEAVLLTRPCERTGVCPGATWACGEGQAIVCAGPAPALWYPDADRDTFGSREARAEPFCAPPGPGYASNSRDCDDGSAQRSPSATERCNGVDDNCDGLPDEGLGVGEACTTVGACAGVRACGMDGEVSCQSTVSSTLYYPDDDLDGHGQAGAAGVPFCTPPTQGYVLQNTDCDDGNPFTHPQASELCDGVDNDCDGAPEAAAICAGSAPTWTLLSTLNSSNKNWNAISLWRNGGVWIVGDDNRRVVRQAGNTQFDPVKTNNCTRSWLSVWAEHTSGVAFMGSSTRLVGEHLPTEDNCDTLETGMNQIHGLVGLPSGGGFEVHGVGQDDTGTERTFVWTGDDVRYGATSIDGSLYDVHGLSRDLLFAVGEASGSARLYRFNPSSSQWQTSNIEETFPSLKTLRGVWAVNSRLAYAVGDQGALLRWDAGIWNQVSFPDMSENLTSVLAFGRNALYVTTQSGKVYRYGLTGWSIASLSTQPAQALNDIAGTNPGDLWAAGDKGNVFHWPRAP comes from the coding sequence ATGCGACACATGTTCTGGGTGCTCTGCTTGGCCCTGATGGCGGGGTGCCAGCAGGACCCTTCGCGGGGCGCGGTGAGGCTTACCGTGTCCTATGAAGGCTTCACGCCCGGCTGCCTTCGCGTCATTGCCTGGGATGCCGCCAACCCGCAGACCGCGAAGCCCGTGGACCTGTCGCCCCAGGCAGGTGCCTTCGAGGGCACCTTCACGGTGGCCATCTTCAGGGGCCCGGGGTGGAGCCCCCAGCTTGCCGTGGAGACGCGGGCATTCGAGGGGGCCTGTTCGGACACGGTCCCCCCGGTCGCCCAGCAGGAGGGCACCGCGCTCGTGGAGGACGGCCGGGTGCAGGCGCTGCACCTGTCGCTGTCTGCCCGGGACCAGGACCAGGATGGCTTCGTCGATGCCCGGGACAACGGCTCGGACTGCCAGGACCAGGATCCGGCCGTCCACCGGGGCGCCCCCGAGGTGTGTGATGGGAAGGACAATGATTGCGATGGGCAGACGGAAGCAGTGCTCCTCACGCGGCCCTGTGAACGGACCGGGGTCTGTCCGGGAGCCACCTGGGCCTGCGGGGAAGGCCAGGCCATCGTGTGTGCGGGGCCAGCCCCCGCGCTGTGGTACCCGGACGCGGACAGGGACACGTTCGGTTCGCGGGAGGCCCGCGCCGAGCCCTTCTGCGCGCCCCCCGGTCCCGGCTACGCCTCCAACAGCCGCGACTGCGACGACGGCAGCGCGCAGCGGTCTCCCAGCGCCACGGAGCGCTGCAACGGCGTGGACGACAATTGCGATGGCCTCCCGGATGAGGGGCTGGGGGTGGGTGAGGCATGCACCACAGTGGGTGCATGCGCCGGAGTACGGGCTTGCGGCATGGACGGCGAGGTCTCGTGCCAGTCCACCGTCTCATCCACCCTCTACTATCCGGACGATGATCTCGACGGCCATGGCCAGGCGGGGGCGGCGGGAGTGCCCTTCTGCACCCCACCTACCCAGGGCTATGTCTTGCAGAACACCGACTGCGACGATGGAAACCCGTTCACCCATCCCCAGGCCTCGGAGCTGTGCGACGGGGTGGACAACGACTGCGACGGCGCGCCCGAAGCCGCGGCCATCTGCGCCGGGAGCGCCCCCACGTGGACCCTGCTGTCCACCCTGAACAGCAGCAACAAGAACTGGAACGCCATCTCCCTGTGGCGGAACGGAGGGGTCTGGATTGTCGGGGACGACAACCGGCGGGTGGTGCGTCAGGCGGGAAACACTCAATTCGATCCCGTCAAGACCAACAACTGCACCCGGAGCTGGCTCAGCGTGTGGGCGGAGCACACGTCCGGGGTTGCCTTCATGGGCTCGAGTACCCGGCTCGTGGGAGAGCACCTGCCCACGGAGGACAACTGCGACACCCTGGAGACCGGCATGAACCAGATTCACGGCTTGGTGGGACTGCCCTCCGGCGGTGGCTTCGAGGTGCATGGCGTGGGCCAGGACGACACCGGCACGGAAAGGACCTTCGTCTGGACGGGGGATGACGTGCGGTATGGCGCCACGTCCATCGACGGCTCCCTGTACGACGTCCATGGCCTGTCCCGAGACCTGCTCTTCGCCGTGGGAGAGGCCTCGGGCTCGGCCCGCCTCTACCGGTTCAATCCCTCCTCGAGCCAGTGGCAGACCTCGAACATCGAGGAGACATTCCCCTCCCTCAAGACCCTGAGGGGCGTCTGGGCCGTGAACTCCCGGCTCGCCTACGCCGTGGGAGACCAGGGCGCCCTGCTGCGCTGGGATGCCGGCATCTGGAACCAGGTGAGCTTCCCGGACATGTCCGAGAACCTCACCTCCGTGCTCGCGTTTGGCCGCAACGCCCTCTACGTCACCACCCAGAGCGGCAAGGTCTACCGCTACGGTCTGACCGGTTGGAGCATCGCCTCCCTGTCCACCCAGCCGGCCCAGGCCCTCAACGACATCGCCGGGACGAATCCCGGTGACCTCTGGGCCGCCGGGGACAAGGGAAATGTCTTCCACTGGCCCCGAGCGCCCTGA